From a single Cyanobacteria bacterium FACHB-DQ100 genomic region:
- a CDS encoding CsbD family protein yields MSLEERAKAAAKNIEGKAQEAIGSMTGDQQAQVEGKAKQAEAEMRNAKEDIKDSVKNIVDKA; encoded by the coding sequence ATGAGTTTAGAAGAGAGAGCAAAAGCGGCTGCTAAAAATATCGAAGGCAAAGCACAAGAAGCGATCGGTAGCATGACGGGTGATCAGCAAGCGCAAGTAGAAGGTAAGGCAAAGCAAGCCGAAGCTGAAATGCGAAATGCTAAGGAAGATATCAAAGACAGTGTTAAGAACATCGTTGATAAAGCCTAA